One genomic region from Jilunia laotingensis encodes:
- a CDS encoding sensor histidine kinase, with amino-acid sequence MKRLIISLYLIFSVLFCLFAGESKEDIMYRDSVMRRVQQMPHDSTRLYLLDEIAYLHQYPPHNKFFATALYEEGKLQQNLYYENQGAYYIASYYDKKHDPDSLSYWVEELKEFAQEMGTYDYYLEQKAAVSRALASKRMIEKAVYVAKETLDEATKWKSNNGKIAAYNSLGCAYGVSSRSERALDIFLKAYQIFEPETKEYLKVDVLSRIAQVYGNSGKDSLRMPYLAEMKKTLQEVLEREPDTQKNWANLIIDCEVKYVLHYMVNKDYERAMAHIEKAEALLGPHVDAVFWLNIQLIRLQYFSRTKEYDKSIALIDKVTPIVLKNNVNTFGVLMNYKATTQWGKGDSIGAIETRKYLIRTQDSLNNAFSSNQLDQIKDIYHIDELLLEKQKVTNINYVRIFVILLILSILALIFYIYTRYLSRKIVQAEREVAEAAAHSEEDNMAKERLKMEISHDIRTPLNAVVGFAELLAETDDLDKETKLVYGKIIQENAEQLLDYVNNILELSRLESGKIKYEEEEVEIIGLCREIVRFANGTEDGNERISIQTSVDSQLICTDKKWFVSLLRSLFTTPSGDHQDFDHITLSIEREDVSSVLIFIVTGTLLARENNTDKKLLIRNEINSHFIRYFNGTYTVTKDKDKPTVIFTCPLLSI; translated from the coding sequence ATGAAAAGGCTGATAATATCACTATATTTGATTTTTTCTGTTCTTTTCTGCTTGTTTGCTGGGGAGAGTAAGGAAGATATTATGTATCGGGATAGTGTCATGAGACGGGTGCAACAAATGCCGCATGACTCTACTCGGTTGTATCTCCTCGATGAAATAGCTTATCTACATCAATATCCTCCTCATAATAAATTCTTTGCCACTGCTTTGTATGAGGAAGGTAAATTGCAGCAGAATCTTTATTATGAGAATCAAGGTGCTTACTATATTGCTTCATATTATGATAAAAAGCATGATCCTGACAGTCTGTCATATTGGGTGGAAGAATTAAAAGAATTTGCTCAGGAGATGGGTACATATGATTATTATTTGGAACAAAAAGCTGCTGTAAGTCGTGCGTTAGCATCTAAAAGAATGATTGAAAAAGCGGTGTATGTGGCAAAAGAGACATTGGATGAAGCAACGAAATGGAAAAGTAATAATGGTAAGATTGCTGCATATAATAGTTTGGGATGTGCTTATGGAGTATCTAGCCGTTCCGAGCGGGCTTTAGATATTTTTCTAAAGGCTTATCAAATTTTTGAACCTGAAACAAAAGAGTACTTGAAAGTAGATGTTCTTTCACGAATAGCCCAAGTATATGGGAATTCAGGAAAAGATAGTCTGAGAATGCCATATTTAGCTGAAATGAAGAAAACTTTGCAAGAAGTGTTGGAAAGAGAGCCTGATACACAGAAGAATTGGGCAAATCTGATCATTGATTGTGAAGTGAAGTATGTATTACATTATATGGTTAATAAAGATTATGAGCGTGCTATGGCACACATTGAAAAGGCGGAAGCTTTGTTAGGTCCGCATGTCGATGCTGTATTTTGGTTAAATATACAATTGATCCGGCTTCAATATTTTTCACGGACGAAGGAATATGATAAGAGTATTGCATTGATAGATAAAGTAACTCCGATTGTTCTGAAGAATAATGTAAATACATTTGGTGTGTTGATGAATTATAAGGCCACAACGCAGTGGGGAAAGGGGGATTCTATCGGTGCCATCGAAACCCGTAAATATCTGATAAGAACGCAAGACTCATTGAATAATGCTTTCTCTTCCAATCAGTTGGATCAAATAAAGGATATTTATCATATAGATGAATTATTACTTGAGAAACAGAAAGTAACGAACATAAATTATGTGCGTATCTTTGTTATTTTATTGATACTTTCGATTTTGGCATTGATCTTTTATATTTATACACGTTACCTTTCGCGTAAAATTGTGCAAGCTGAACGGGAGGTTGCGGAAGCTGCCGCCCATTCTGAAGAAGATAATATGGCGAAAGAACGTCTGAAAATGGAAATCAGTCATGATATACGGACTCCACTTAATGCCGTAGTAGGATTTGCCGAATTATTGGCCGAAACGGACGATCTTGATAAAGAGACCAAGTTGGTATATGGGAAGATTATTCAGGAAAATGCAGAGCAATTATTGGATTATGTAAATAATATACTGGAACTTTCCCGTTTGGAATCGGGAAAGATTAAATATGAAGAGGAAGAAGTAGAAATCATCGGATTATGCCGAGAGATAGTTCGTTTTGCCAATGGAACGGAAGATGGTAATGAAAGAATCTCTATACAGACTTCTGTTGATAGCCAGTTGATTTGTACCGATAAAAAATGGTTTGTGTCGTTGTTGAGAAGTCTGTTTACTACTCCATCTGGTGATCATCAGGATTTCGATCATATTACGCTTAGTATAGAGCGTGAAGATGTCTCTTCTGTTTTAATATTCATAGTGACAGGTACTTTATTGGCACGAGAAAACAATACTGATAAAAAACTTTTGATCCGTAATGAGATTAATTCACATTTTATACGTTATTTCAATGGAACTTATACAGTCACTAAAGACAAAGATAAACCTACTGTCATTTTCACTTGTCCGCTATTATCTATATAA
- a CDS encoding tetratricopeptide repeat-containing sensor histidine kinase gives MKILLRNLILSICCLLLSSRLMANTADDIILSFRNSLGFSFLEEEDSIILNCDSLLEVLEKHNQYDDYFEFERILIKSQILRGQTRMAIAQSDVMYSKAKAQDNLLGMALALNAIAEVFIATGRHDEAAEVYERSLELFEQYDGDIALKKILLVELAEYYLHIKNMDAMSKYIRMLEKCSSDKWSDTEHAVINIFKIYYNIYAGKSEASGRYLSEVEKIKNKLIPELYQYYLVAKAFYLKRTDRPEEALKVYNRFFSMERANNDYSLFISALHSKAELLEEMGHKKESFDLYDTIYSYINSVFKANYPKEIDQLSIRFQADQLTYQIEQARSESLRYYTISIIGCVFVLFLFIFLSWRKIFRLNQSKKKLEITRVKAEDAIRKKNLFLSNMSHEVRTPLNAIVGFSTLMASDEMEVDETSRKEFCEIIKVNSYQLLKLINDIIDFSDFDEDNISMNIKEYDAVKICREVIETIAASYKLEVELRFVTSLETLAIETDDARLRQVLINLLVNATKFTKEGSIVLSLDRSCENADMALFSVTDTGCGIPVEKQKLIFERFEKLNDFVQGTGLGLSICLLIMRHLKGRIWIDATYLQGARFCFLHPLKQIENPQTTKS, from the coding sequence ATGAAAATACTATTGAGAAATCTTATACTAAGTATTTGTTGTTTATTGTTGAGCAGCAGGCTGATGGCAAATACAGCAGATGATATTATTCTATCTTTTCGCAACAGTCTTGGATTTTCTTTTTTGGAGGAAGAGGACAGTATTATTCTCAATTGTGATAGTTTGTTGGAGGTACTAGAAAAACATAATCAATATGATGATTATTTTGAATTTGAACGAATACTTATAAAATCACAGATACTCAGAGGGCAAACTCGTATGGCGATTGCCCAGAGTGACGTGATGTATTCAAAAGCAAAAGCGCAGGATAATCTTTTGGGAATGGCTTTGGCACTTAATGCTATTGCAGAAGTATTTATAGCCACCGGAAGACATGATGAAGCCGCAGAAGTTTATGAACGTTCATTAGAACTTTTTGAACAGTATGATGGAGATATTGCTTTAAAGAAAATCTTGTTAGTAGAACTAGCGGAATATTATCTCCATATTAAAAATATGGATGCAATGTCAAAATACATCAGGATGTTGGAAAAATGCTCTTCAGATAAATGGTCGGATACAGAACACGCAGTCATAAATATCTTCAAAATCTATTATAATATCTATGCAGGAAAATCGGAAGCGTCTGGCAGATATTTGTCTGAAGTTGAAAAGATAAAGAATAAATTAATTCCTGAACTCTATCAATATTATTTGGTGGCAAAGGCTTTTTATCTGAAACGCACCGACAGACCGGAAGAAGCTCTAAAAGTGTATAATCGTTTTTTCAGCATGGAACGTGCTAATAATGATTATTCCCTGTTTATCAGTGCATTGCATTCAAAAGCCGAATTATTAGAGGAGATGGGACATAAAAAAGAGTCGTTTGATCTATATGATACAATTTACTCTTACATAAATTCAGTTTTTAAAGCAAATTATCCGAAAGAAATCGACCAACTTTCTATACGTTTTCAGGCTGATCAGTTAACGTATCAGATAGAGCAGGCACGTAGTGAGTCACTCCGCTATTATACAATATCAATAATTGGTTGCGTATTTGTTTTGTTTCTTTTTATTTTTCTTAGTTGGCGAAAAATATTCCGTTTGAATCAATCTAAAAAGAAACTGGAAATAACGAGAGTGAAAGCAGAAGATGCAATACGCAAAAAGAATCTGTTTCTTTCAAATATGAGCCATGAGGTGCGTACACCGTTGAATGCAATTGTAGGTTTCTCTACATTAATGGCTTCTGATGAAATGGAAGTAGATGAAACCTCCAGGAAAGAGTTCTGCGAGATTATTAAAGTGAACTCTTACCAACTCTTGAAACTTATTAATGATATCATTGATTTTTCTGATTTTGATGAAGATAATATCAGCATGAATATAAAAGAATATGATGCTGTGAAAATATGTCGTGAGGTTATCGAAACGATAGCTGCCTCTTATAAGTTGGAGGTTGAATTGCGTTTTGTTACTTCTCTTGAAACATTGGCGATTGAGACTGATGATGCCCGTCTGCGCCAGGTATTGATAAATCTTTTGGTTAATGCTACAAAATTTACGAAAGAAGGTTCCATTGTTCTAAGTCTTGATAGAAGCTGTGAAAATGCAGATATGGCTTTATTTTCAGTTACGGATACGGGATGCGGCATACCTGTTGAAAAGCAGAAACTCATTTTTGAACGTTTTGAGAAGTTGAATGATTTTGTGCAGGGTACAGGATTGGGATTATCCATTTGTCTTTTGATTATGAGGCATCTGAAAGGTCGTATTTGGATAGATGCAACTTATTTACAAGGAGCGCGCTTTTGCTTTTTGCATCCTTTAAAGCAAATAGAGAATCCACAAACTACTAAATCATGA
- a CDS encoding lysophospholipid acyltransferase family protein has protein sequence MKILYYIYQICFALPILLVLTILTAIVTIVGSLLGGAHIWGYYPGKIWSQLICLFLLIPVKVHGREKIHKHTSYIFVPNHQGSFDIFLIYGFLGRNFKWMMKKSLRKIPFVGKACESAGHIFVDRSGPKKVLETIRQAKDSLKDGVSLVVFPEGARSFTGHMGYFKKGAFQLADDLQLAVVPVTIDGSFEILPRTGKWIHRHRMILTIHDPIPPKGKGLDNIKETMAEAYSTVESALPEKYKGMIKNEDQDR, from the coding sequence ATGAAAATACTATATTACATCTATCAGATTTGTTTTGCATTGCCTATACTTTTAGTATTAACGATTCTGACAGCTATTGTCACGATTGTAGGTTCATTGCTCGGAGGAGCGCACATTTGGGGGTATTATCCCGGAAAGATTTGGTCACAATTAATCTGCCTGTTTTTATTAATACCTGTAAAAGTGCATGGTCGCGAAAAGATTCATAAACATACATCTTATATATTTGTTCCTAATCATCAAGGATCTTTTGACATCTTCCTCATTTATGGATTTCTTGGACGCAACTTCAAATGGATGATGAAGAAGAGTTTACGTAAAATACCTTTTGTCGGAAAAGCATGCGAAAGTGCAGGACATATATTTGTTGATCGTTCGGGGCCTAAAAAAGTACTTGAAACAATTCGCCAAGCAAAAGATTCACTAAAAGACGGTGTATCTTTGGTTGTTTTCCCAGAAGGAGCCCGCTCTTTCACAGGACATATGGGATATTTTAAAAAAGGTGCTTTTCAGTTAGCCGATGATTTGCAACTAGCCGTGGTACCTGTGACAATCGACGGATCTTTCGAAATCCTCCCCCGTACTGGAAAATGGATTCACCGCCATCGCATGATATTAACGATTCATGACCCGATTCCACCCAAAGGAAAGGGATTGGATAATATTAAGGAAACCATGGCCGAAGCGTATTCAACTGTGGAAAGTGCTTTACCTGAAAAATACAAAGGAATGATAAAAAATGAGGATCAAGATCGTTGA
- a CDS encoding DUF3244 domain-containing protein produces MKLHYFLILLVGLSITSTINGTSFSGNDISYKDSFISQLTENYPLYLEGEFSQSSTRSLQSLPVEAAISEGILYVEFSTAVGEVNLSIEGAGQVVYTSTADVVAPWHLISIPLDNYNPGTYKLELTNGDGGYVYGEFTIE; encoded by the coding sequence ATGAAATTACATTATTTTTTAATTTTGTTGGTAGGACTATCTATTACTAGTACTATTAATGGCACTTCTTTCAGTGGGAATGATATTTCCTATAAAGATAGTTTCATTTCTCAGTTAACAGAGAATTATCCTTTATATCTAGAAGGTGAATTTTCTCAGTCAAGTACTCGTTCTTTACAATCACTTCCTGTTGAAGCTGCAATATCCGAAGGCATATTGTATGTTGAATTCTCAACCGCAGTTGGTGAAGTTAATCTTTCAATTGAAGGTGCTGGCCAAGTTGTTTATACTTCAACAGCTGACGTTGTTGCTCCATGGCATTTGATATCTATTCCTTTGGATAACTATAATCCAGGCACTTATAAATTAGAATTAACAAATGGTGATGGTGGCTATGTATATGGTGAATTTACTATAGAGTAA
- a CDS encoding tetratricopeptide repeat protein, which yields MLLRRLLNYSTLLLMLSIWIVSCQTTPDSVVQALTQVEQCIDVYPDSALKLLKQIPHPETFRSKAQADYGLLMTQAMDKNYIKPESDSLISLAVGYYGSHGDHPKEQGKAFFYYGRVMMEMNRPEDAMRYFLKSKEIFDGSKEYKMLGLISEEIGNLNWKQKVYKEALSNFQESYEYYVFSNEVLGISYALRNIGRVYLLDPSLSDSIALDYYKKALKIAHENNCISEYSILQEIGMTYRAKKEYKKSEYYFLKALQANTKSSPISETYLSLGYLYLLMDNLSEAESYLKMSLSSLDLYTKMSGYNTLYWLEKSRKNPWIAINYKEKADSLNDVLHNRDVLERLGDLQKKYDKEIMLKKNLQIKVRYQSIALCSIVLFFVAVSVGCFYYYKNRTNKKRIQEIEQEIIANNEEIDFCQQKIAEYERFKDISVDYQTKFGELNGKVFLLTQQNKKLTILLQELGGDIIFDKEFKVDKRANAFRMLLFLKDGIFQRELSNEEWDYLFGFFNLIYWGVVDRLKNDFSLTKHNIAFFCLLKCGFTNEEIGRIFVTNSDSVTKAKGRLKKQLKVSAEKDFDEFIRDY from the coding sequence ATGTTGTTACGTCGCCTTCTAAATTATTCTACATTATTACTGATGTTATCCATATGGATAGTATCTTGTCAAACTACCCCGGATTCAGTCGTTCAAGCATTAACACAGGTCGAGCAATGTATAGATGTTTATCCTGATAGTGCTTTAAAACTTCTAAAACAAATACCTCATCCGGAGACATTTCGCAGTAAAGCCCAAGCTGATTATGGATTACTGATGACCCAAGCCATGGATAAAAATTATATCAAGCCAGAATCTGATTCTTTGATTTCACTGGCTGTAGGATATTATGGCTCCCATGGAGATCATCCTAAGGAACAAGGGAAAGCATTTTTTTATTATGGTAGGGTGATGATGGAAATGAATAGGCCAGAAGATGCAATGAGGTATTTTTTGAAATCCAAAGAAATTTTTGATGGAAGTAAAGAGTATAAAATGCTGGGGCTTATATCAGAAGAAATTGGTAATTTGAATTGGAAACAAAAAGTATATAAAGAAGCGCTTTCTAATTTTCAGGAATCTTATGAGTACTATGTTTTTTCAAACGAAGTACTTGGTATTAGTTATGCATTGAGAAATATTGGTCGAGTATATTTGTTAGATCCATCATTATCAGATAGTATAGCTTTAGATTATTATAAAAAAGCATTGAAAATTGCACATGAGAACAATTGTATTTCAGAATATAGTATTTTACAAGAAATAGGAATGACATATAGAGCCAAAAAAGAATATAAAAAGTCTGAGTATTATTTTTTAAAAGCACTTCAGGCAAATACAAAAAGTAGCCCCATTTCAGAAACGTATTTATCACTGGGTTATTTATATCTATTAATGGATAATTTATCTGAAGCTGAGAGCTATTTAAAAATGAGTTTATCTTCTTTAGATTTGTATACAAAAATGAGTGGATACAATACTCTTTATTGGCTTGAAAAATCAAGAAAGAATCCTTGGATAGCTATTAATTATAAGGAGAAAGCAGATTCACTAAACGATGTTTTACATAATCGTGACGTATTAGAGCGTTTGGGTGATTTGCAAAAGAAATATGACAAGGAAATAATGCTGAAGAAGAATTTACAAATAAAGGTTCGTTATCAATCTATTGCCTTATGTTCTATAGTGCTATTTTTTGTTGCCGTTTCTGTTGGGTGTTTTTATTATTATAAAAATCGCACTAATAAGAAAAGGATACAAGAAATTGAACAGGAGATAATAGCGAATAACGAAGAAATTGATTTTTGTCAACAAAAAATTGCAGAGTATGAACGATTTAAGGATATATCTGTGGATTATCAAACTAAATTTGGTGAATTGAATGGAAAAGTTTTTTTGCTAACTCAACAAAATAAAAAATTAACGATACTTCTACAGGAATTAGGTGGAGATATAATTTTTGATAAAGAATTTAAAGTGGATAAAAGAGCTAATGCATTTAGGATGCTTTTATTTTTGAAAGATGGTATATTTCAAAGAGAATTATCCAATGAAGAATGGGACTATTTATTTGGTTTCTTTAATTTAATCTATTGGGGAGTGGTTGATCGTTTGAAAAACGATTTCTCTTTAACAAAACATAATATTGCATTCTTCTGCTTATTAAAATGTGGTTTTACAAATGAAGAGATAGGGCGTATTTTTGTTACTAACTCGGATTCTGTAACTAAAGCGAAAGGAAGATTAAAAAAGCAATTGAAGGTTTCTGCAGAAAAGGATTTTGATGAATTTATAAGAGATTATTAA
- a CDS encoding DUF4369 domain-containing protein encodes MNKHLPLFLCLLVFASCSRNYKIEGSSSVSSLDGKMLFIKILQDGQWVKLDSAEVIHGLFSMKGKVDSVMMATLYMDDEAILPLVVEGGDIEVTITNTQLQVKGSPLNDALYEFIEKKNSLDLQIEELERKEARMVMEGVDLAEIHEQLMKEGEELVNEMNQYVKKFISDNYENVLGPSVFMMLCSSLPYPVMTPQIEDIMKDAPYSFKMNKMVKEFVSKAKENMKLIEEHQLLKQNTPVAN; translated from the coding sequence GTGAATAAACATTTACCTCTTTTTCTTTGTCTTCTGGTCTTTGCGTCCTGTAGTCGTAATTATAAGATAGAAGGTTCGTCATCGGTGAGTAGTCTGGATGGCAAGATGCTTTTTATAAAGATATTGCAAGATGGACAGTGGGTGAAATTGGATTCTGCTGAAGTTATTCATGGCTTGTTTTCGATGAAAGGTAAAGTGGATTCTGTAATGATGGCTACTCTTTATATGGATGATGAGGCCATTTTGCCTTTGGTTGTTGAGGGAGGTGACATTGAGGTTACAATTACCAATACACAATTGCAAGTAAAAGGGAGTCCTCTGAATGATGCTCTTTACGAATTTATTGAGAAGAAAAATTCTCTGGACTTACAAATCGAAGAATTGGAACGAAAAGAGGCACGTATGGTGATGGAAGGTGTCGATCTTGCTGAAATCCATGAACAGTTGATGAAAGAGGGGGAAGAATTGGTGAATGAAATGAATCAATATGTCAAAAAGTTTATTTCCGATAATTATGAAAATGTATTAGGTCCCAGCGTTTTTATGATGCTTTGTAGTAGTCTTCCTTACCCTGTCATGACTCCTCAGATTGAAGACATCATGAAAGATGCTCCCTATTCCTTTAAAATGAATAAGATGGTAAAAGAGTTTGTTTCCAAAGCGAAGGAAAATATGAAGCTCATTGAAGAACATCAACTTCTTAAACAAAATACACCGGTGGCTAACTGA
- a CDS encoding anaerobic sulfatase-maturation protein, producing MSTYAPFAKPLYVMLKPVGAVCNLACEYCYYLEKAKLYRENPKHVMNEELLEKFIEEYINSQIMPQVLFTWHGGETLMRPLAFYKKAMELQKKYAKGRTIDNCIQTNGTLLTDEWCEFFHENNWLVGVSIDGPQEFHDEYRKNKLGKPSFVKVMQGINLLKKHDVQWNAMAVVNDYNADYPIEFYNFFKELDCHYIQFAPIVERIFEHNDGRHLASLAEREDGKLADFSITPEQWGKFLCTLFDEWVKEDVGKYYIQIFDSTLANWVGEQPGVCTMAKTCGHAGVMEFNGDVYSCDHFVFPEYKLGNIYNKTLVEMMYSEKQNTFGQMKQNSLPTQCKECEFLFACNGECPKNRFAKTSNGEPGLNYLCKGYHRFFKHVAPYMDFMKKELMNKRPPANIMEALKNGELIIED from the coding sequence ATGTCAACTTACGCACCTTTTGCTAAACCGCTCTACGTTATGCTGAAACCAGTGGGAGCAGTGTGCAACCTCGCATGCGAATATTGTTACTACCTAGAAAAAGCCAAATTATACAGGGAGAATCCTAAACATGTAATGAACGAAGAACTCCTTGAAAAGTTTATTGAAGAGTATATTAATTCCCAAATAATGCCTCAAGTATTATTCACCTGGCATGGAGGAGAAACTTTGATGCGACCTTTAGCTTTCTATAAAAAAGCAATGGAATTACAAAAGAAATATGCTAAAGGAAGAACCATAGATAACTGTATCCAAACCAATGGTACGCTTCTAACAGATGAGTGGTGTGAATTCTTCCATGAAAATAATTGGTTAGTAGGTGTATCAATCGATGGTCCACAAGAGTTTCATGATGAATATCGTAAAAACAAACTAGGCAAACCTTCTTTTGTGAAGGTAATGCAAGGTATCAATCTTCTAAAAAAGCATGATGTACAATGGAATGCCATGGCGGTAGTAAATGACTATAATGCAGATTATCCGATTGAATTTTACAACTTCTTCAAAGAACTCGACTGTCATTATATTCAATTCGCTCCTATAGTAGAGCGCATTTTCGAACATAATGACGGTAGACACCTAGCTTCATTAGCAGAGCGGGAAGATGGAAAACTAGCAGATTTCTCAATAACACCGGAACAATGGGGGAAATTTCTCTGCACACTTTTTGATGAATGGGTAAAAGAAGACGTAGGTAAGTACTATATACAAATATTTGATTCGACTCTCGCCAATTGGGTTGGGGAACAGCCGGGTGTTTGCACAATGGCTAAAACTTGTGGCCATGCGGGCGTCATGGAATTCAACGGTGATGTATATTCATGTGACCACTTTGTTTTTCCTGAATACAAGCTCGGGAACATTTACAATAAAACATTGGTGGAAATGATGTATAGCGAAAAGCAGAATACTTTTGGTCAAATGAAGCAGAATTCGCTTCCTACTCAATGTAAAGAATGTGAATTCCTCTTTGCTTGCAACGGAGAATGTCCCAAAAACCGCTTTGCCAAAACATCTAACGGGGAACCAGGATTAAATTACCTATGTAAAGGATATCACCGGTTCTTCAAGCATGTAGCTCCCTATATGGACTTCATGAAAAAAGAACTGATGAATAAGCGCCCTCCTGCAAATATTATGGAGGCTTTAAAAAACGGAGAACTAATAATCGAAGATTGA
- a CDS encoding S46 family peptidase, with translation MVNRLKFYMLALTTLVVCSAKADEGMWLLQLMQQQNSIDMMKKQGLKLEAIDLYNPNGVSLKDAVGIFGGGCTGEIISPEGLILTNHHCGYASIQQHSSVEHDYLTDGFWATSRDKELPTPGLKFTFIERIEDITDLVNQKIANKEITEAESFTSAFLNNLAKELLEKSDLKDKPGIVPQALPFYAGNKFYTFYKKVYPDVRMVAAPPSSVGKFGGETDNWMWPRHTGDFSMFRIYADANGEPAEYSESNIPLKTKKHLAISLKGLKEGDYAMIMGFPGSTSRYLTVSEVKERMNSTNEPRIRVRTARLNVLKEVMNASDKTRIQYANKYAGSSNYWKNSIGMNKAIIDNDVLGTKAAQEARFAAFAKEKNNADYMNVVKQIDDAVAITAPLNYQFTSLTEAFFTAIEFGSPFQIMEKLENAIEEKNDSAIDANIKILKEVYDAIHNKDYDHEVDRKVAKAIFPLYAEMIPAEQRPAFYNTIEKEYKGDYNKYIDALYDNSILSNQANFDKFIKKPTTKAIKNDLATQYSKAKYDKYLALVDNLKGESQKLASLHKIYIRGLGEMKLPVPSYPDANFTLRLTYGNVKPYSPKDGVFYKYYTTTDGILEKENPEDREFNVPAKLKELIQKKDFGRYAMADGTMPVCFLSTNDITGGNSGSPVLNENGELIGTAFDGNWESLSGDINFDNNLQRCINLDIRYVLFILEKLGGCGHLINEMTIVE, from the coding sequence ATGGTAAACAGACTAAAATTTTACATGCTGGCGTTGACAACGCTGGTAGTTTGCTCCGCAAAGGCGGATGAAGGAATGTGGTTGCTACAATTAATGCAACAGCAAAACTCCATCGACATGATGAAAAAGCAAGGATTGAAACTGGAGGCTATTGATTTGTACAATCCCAATGGCGTTTCATTAAAAGACGCTGTGGGCATCTTCGGAGGAGGGTGTACCGGAGAAATTATCTCACCGGAAGGATTAATTCTGACAAACCACCATTGCGGTTATGCATCCATCCAACAACACAGTTCTGTTGAACATGATTATCTGACAGACGGCTTTTGGGCAACTTCCAGAGATAAAGAATTGCCTACACCGGGACTCAAGTTCACTTTTATCGAGCGAATCGAAGATATTACCGATCTGGTAAATCAAAAGATTGCAAATAAAGAAATTACCGAAGCCGAATCTTTCACTTCTGCTTTCTTAAATAACCTGGCAAAAGAACTGCTGGAAAAGAGCGATTTGAAAGATAAACCAGGGATTGTTCCACAAGCACTACCTTTTTATGCCGGAAACAAATTCTACACGTTCTATAAGAAAGTATATCCTGATGTACGTATGGTAGCGGCTCCCCCTTCTTCAGTGGGTAAGTTCGGTGGCGAAACGGATAACTGGATGTGGCCACGCCATACCGGTGACTTCTCGATGTTCCGCATCTATGCCGATGCTAACGGTGAACCGGCTGAATACAGCGAAAGCAACATTCCTTTGAAAACCAAAAAACACTTGGCTATCTCTCTGAAAGGTTTGAAAGAGGGTGATTATGCGATGATCATGGGATTCCCAGGAAGTACCAGTCGCTACCTCACCGTTTCAGAAGTAAAAGAACGCATGAATTCTACCAATGAGCCACGCATCCGTGTACGTACTGCTCGCTTAAACGTTCTGAAAGAGGTTATGAATGCCAGCGATAAAACTCGTATTCAATACGCCAATAAATACGCAGGGTCTTCCAATTACTGGAAAAATTCAATCGGTATGAATAAGGCGATCATAGACAACGACGTATTGGGAACTAAAGCTGCTCAAGAAGCTCGTTTCGCGGCATTTGCCAAAGAGAAAAATAATGCCGACTACATGAACGTAGTGAAACAGATTGATGATGCCGTAGCTATCACAGCTCCCTTGAACTACCAATTTACCAGCTTAACAGAAGCTTTCTTCACCGCTATTGAATTTGGAAGTCCTTTCCAGATCATGGAGAAGTTAGAAAATGCCATAGAAGAAAAAAATGATTCGGCTATCGATGCCAATATAAAAATCCTGAAAGAAGTATATGATGCTATTCATAACAAAGACTATGATCACGAAGTAGATCGTAAAGTGGCTAAAGCCATTTTCCCACTCTACGCAGAAATGATCCCAGCCGAGCAACGTCCAGCTTTCTACAATACGATTGAAAAGGAATATAAAGGGGATTATAATAAATATATCGATGCTTTATATGATAATTCCATCCTGTCGAACCAGGCCAACTTCGATAAGTTTATTAAAAAGCCAACAACGAAAGCTATTAAAAACGATCTGGCTACTCAATACTCAAAGGCCAAGTATGACAAATATCTGGCGTTAGTAGATAATTTAAAGGGCGAAAGCCAGAAATTAGCTTCATTACACAAAATCTATATTCGTGGATTAGGTGAAATGAAACTTCCCGTTCCATCTTATCCTGATGCAAACTTTACGCTACGCCTGACATATGGTAATGTAAAACCTTACAGCCCCAAAGATGGTGTATTCTATAAGTATTATACGACTACCGATGGAATCCTTGAAAAAGAAAATCCTGAAGATCGTGAATTCAACGTTCCAGCCAAACTGAAGGAACTAATCCAGAAAAAAGACTTTGGACGTTATGCCATGGCAGACGGCACTATGCCGGTTTGCTTCCTGTCTACCAATGACATCACAGGTGGTAATTCCGGTAGCCCGGTATTGAACGAGAACGGTGAATTGATTGGAACTGCTTTCGATGGAAACTGGGAATCACTGAGCGGTGACATCAATTTTGATAATAACTTGCAACGCTGTATCAACTTGGATATCCGTTATGTTCTTTTCATCCTTGAAAAGTTGGGTGGCTGTGGACATTTAATTAATGAAATGACAATCGTAGAATGA